The following are encoded together in the Paludisphaera mucosa genome:
- a CDS encoding sigma-70 family RNA polymerase sigma factor, which yields MSKSHPRPDPDRAGPEPGATPDRPADEAADPAGWLHLHGDALYRFARTRVGRRETAEDLVQETLLAALQASDRFRGDSPRRTWLTAILRRKIADFYRRERASAPTIEADLTAPPGRSSSPFDAEGNWRNAPSNWRGPQAALDDADFWRVFEACAARLPRHLAEAFLLREVEGLDVEALRAALDVGAGNLRVRLHRARLLLRECLAKNWFGTDPPRSAGRP from the coding sequence ATGTCGAAATCCCACCCCCGCCCGGACCCTGACCGGGCGGGTCCCGAGCCCGGCGCGACGCCCGATCGGCCGGCCGACGAGGCGGCGGACCCGGCGGGATGGCTCCACCTGCACGGCGACGCGCTCTACCGCTTCGCGCGGACGCGGGTCGGCCGTCGCGAGACCGCCGAGGACCTCGTGCAGGAGACATTGCTGGCCGCGCTCCAGGCGTCGGATCGCTTCCGCGGCGACTCGCCCCGCCGCACCTGGCTGACGGCGATCCTGCGCCGCAAGATCGCCGACTTCTACCGCCGCGAGCGGGCGTCCGCGCCGACGATCGAGGCCGACCTGACGGCCCCCCCGGGCCGCTCGTCGTCCCCCTTCGACGCCGAGGGGAACTGGCGGAACGCCCCTTCGAACTGGCGTGGCCCGCAGGCGGCGCTCGACGACGCCGACTTCTGGCGGGTGTTCGAAGCCTGCGCCGCGCGGCTGCCTCGGCACCTCGCCGAGGCCTTCCTGCTCCGCGAGGTGGAGGGGCTCGACGTCGAGGCGCTGCGCGCGGCGCTCGACGTGGGGGCCGGAAACCTGCGCGTCCGACTCCACCGGGCGCGGCTCCTGCTCCGCGAGTGCCTGGCGAAGAACTGGTTCGGGACGGACCCTCCGAGATCGGCGGGGCGACCATGA